From one Lactiplantibacillus paraplantarum genomic stretch:
- a CDS encoding phage portal protein, producing METKAMIQLLKNTDGRRTRFNRHYSTALRYYHNENDITLRNDGESKTKEEGKEAEDGPLRHADNRVSSNYAQLLIDQEAGYLATVPPAIDVEDDNLNDKIKNTLGDNFNLRLNQLVVDASNAGVGWLHYWIDDDKQFRYGIVPPDQVTPIYSSDLDRKLLAVRRSYKELDPDTGKQFNVHEYWTAKDVTVFKSKLSDYSDLETIDDRFPTYDVSTGDEVGAGAVFDHGFGRVPFIAFPKNKDQRPELLKVKGFIDVFDNVYNGFVNDINDVQQVILVLTNYGGTDLSEFMKTLKQDKAIKMDNLGPSDKSGVDKLTIDIPVEARDNVLNRTDSKIFVDGQGINPTDFKAIGNASGTAIRALYGHLELKASNTEAYFRDALSELVRAIMGWLGVSDADSRPISQTWTRTAIQNSLEQAQVVAQVAQYSSDEAVAKANPIVDDWQEELKNRQDDIVAQDGYGNPDADDQLGGEDDDQT from the coding sequence TTGGAAACAAAAGCGATGATCCAATTGTTAAAGAATACCGACGGGCGACGAACTCGGTTTAACCGTCACTACAGTACAGCCTTGCGCTATTACCACAATGAAAATGATATTACATTGCGAAATGATGGTGAGTCTAAGACTAAAGAAGAAGGCAAGGAAGCCGAGGACGGCCCATTACGTCATGCTGATAACCGGGTTAGTAGTAATTATGCTCAGCTATTAATTGATCAGGAAGCGGGCTATCTTGCAACGGTGCCACCGGCAATTGACGTTGAGGACGACAATCTTAACGATAAAATCAAAAATACGTTAGGCGACAACTTTAACCTGCGTCTGAATCAGTTAGTAGTTGATGCTAGTAATGCTGGTGTTGGTTGGCTTCATTATTGGATTGATGATGACAAGCAGTTCCGTTATGGTATTGTGCCGCCTGATCAGGTTACTCCCATTTATAGCAGTGACCTCGATCGTAAATTACTGGCAGTGCGGCGTAGCTACAAAGAGCTGGACCCAGATACCGGTAAGCAATTCAATGTTCACGAATATTGGACGGCTAAAGATGTAACAGTGTTTAAGTCCAAGCTGTCAGACTATAGTGATCTGGAAACGATTGACGACCGATTCCCAACTTATGATGTATCAACTGGTGATGAAGTGGGTGCTGGTGCCGTATTTGACCATGGGTTTGGCCGGGTACCCTTTATTGCCTTCCCTAAAAACAAGGACCAACGCCCAGAGTTGTTGAAGGTCAAGGGGTTCATCGATGTGTTCGATAACGTTTATAACGGCTTCGTGAACGACATTAACGACGTACAACAAGTTATTTTAGTGCTTACCAATTATGGTGGCACCGACTTGTCAGAGTTTATGAAAACCTTAAAGCAGGACAAAGCGATTAAGATGGATAACCTCGGCCCAAGTGATAAGTCTGGCGTTGACAAGTTGACTATCGACATTCCAGTTGAAGCTCGGGACAACGTTTTGAACCGTACTGACAGCAAGATATTCGTAGATGGGCAGGGCATTAACCCGACAGATTTTAAAGCAATCGGAAATGCTTCTGGAACGGCTATTCGTGCATTATATGGGCATCTTGAACTTAAAGCGTCTAACACTGAAGCTTATTTCCGAGATGCACTTAGCGAGCTTGTGCGGGCTATTATGGGCTGGCTGGGTGTTAGTGATGCTGACAGTCGCCCAATTAGTCAGACGTGGACTCGCACAGCTATCCAGAATAGCTTGGAGCAAGCTCAGGTCGTGGCGCAGGTCGCCCAGTATTCTAGTGATGAGGCTGTTGCTAAGGCCAATCCAATTGTCGATGACTGGCAAGAAGAGTTGAAGAATCGGCAAGATGATATTGTGGCGCAAGATGGCTACGGTAATCCAGATGCTGACGACCAGCTAGGCGGTGAGGACGATGACCAAACTTAG
- a CDS encoding PBSX family phage terminase large subunit, protein MKRVSLKTKVATSFYNLHVDIKHRRHSNYWLSGGRGSTKSSFVSIEVVLGIMKDPEANAVVLRKVANTLRDSVFDQYLWAIDVLGVEDYWKESVSPMVLTYMPTGQQIRFKGADKPRKIKSQKFRHGYTKFKHYEEVDEFGGWPEIRSMNQSLNRGGSDIITFYSYNPPASQNSWVNKVTDSEGLRGDTLVHKSDYLSVPREWLGKEFIADAEQLKEDNPKAYAHEYLGEITGTGAEVFNNIIKRRITEQELQTFDNPRRGLDFGFASDPLAYEQVFFDVARHRLYIYAEVYQVGLKNQNAVDLIKPYDPENKPITGDSASPGTIAELRDMGLPVIGAIKGPGSRDQGFKWLQDLREIIIDPERCPNAAREFTAYELERDKYGELKAEYPDGNDHSIDAVRYAIESIMRKGGFKPWKQKR, encoded by the coding sequence ATGAAACGAGTGAGCTTAAAGACTAAAGTAGCAACATCTTTCTACAATCTTCACGTTGATATTAAGCATCGTCGGCATTCAAATTATTGGCTGTCCGGTGGCCGTGGATCAACGAAGTCAAGTTTCGTTTCAATTGAGGTCGTATTGGGAATCATGAAAGACCCAGAAGCGAACGCCGTAGTACTACGGAAAGTTGCAAACACGCTGCGTGATTCAGTGTTTGACCAGTATCTATGGGCCATCGATGTATTGGGCGTTGAAGACTATTGGAAAGAGTCTGTTAGTCCGATGGTATTAACTTATATGCCGACTGGCCAGCAGATTCGATTTAAGGGTGCTGATAAGCCACGTAAAATTAAATCACAGAAGTTTAGACACGGCTATACTAAGTTTAAACACTATGAAGAAGTTGATGAGTTCGGTGGCTGGCCGGAAATTCGTTCTATGAATCAGTCGCTTAATCGTGGTGGTAGTGACATCATCACCTTTTATAGCTACAATCCGCCAGCGAGTCAGAATAGCTGGGTGAATAAAGTGACTGACAGTGAAGGCCTGCGCGGCGATACATTGGTGCATAAATCCGATTATCTTAGTGTTCCAAGAGAATGGCTTGGTAAAGAGTTCATTGCGGATGCCGAGCAGTTAAAGGAGGATAACCCCAAAGCGTACGCCCATGAGTATCTCGGTGAGATTACTGGGACGGGCGCTGAGGTATTTAACAACATCATTAAGCGGCGCATTACGGAACAGGAATTACAAACATTTGATAACCCAAGACGAGGACTTGATTTCGGTTTTGCCAGTGATCCATTGGCATACGAGCAAGTCTTTTTTGATGTCGCACGGCACCGGCTATACATCTACGCAGAAGTTTACCAGGTTGGGTTGAAGAACCAGAACGCCGTGGATTTAATCAAACCGTATGATCCCGAAAACAAGCCAATCACTGGTGATTCTGCTTCACCCGGAACGATTGCTGAACTTCGGGACATGGGGCTGCCGGTGATTGGTGCCATTAAGGGGCCGGGAAGTCGTGACCAGGGATTCAAATGGCTACAAGACTTACGTGAAATCATTATTGATCCGGAGCGTTGTCCTAATGCTGCCCGTGAGTTCACAGCCTATGAGTTAGAACGCGATAAGTATGGTGAATTAAAAGCAGAATACCCCGATGGTAACGACCACAGTATTGATGCTGTTCGGTATGCCATTGAGTCAATCATGCGGAAAGGAGGTTTCAAGCCTTGGAAACAAAAGCGATGA
- a CDS encoding terminase small subunit, translating to MDKRKQAGRDYSSGMAYKDISAKYGVPVNTLKSWRTRDGWKKDASAIKKVQPKRKKDAPKVAPKIVDELEANNELTEKQKLFCLFYLQRFNATWAYQQAYRVDWNTANVNGSRMLVNASVKRQLTELKKQQQSDLYFDLQDIILELRQQSKSDVRDVVSFKTVKRLRWTKIRDKTGPYEDDNGHYRMDPDIDPETGEQAWYYENIVTLEDSNQIDTSNVKSIRIDKGEAVVEMYDKQKALETLAKYADVYTTQQESQGVKIDDNIEGDDEDETSELKD from the coding sequence ATGGATAAACGAAAACAGGCAGGTAGGGATTACTCTTCAGGGATGGCTTACAAAGACATCTCAGCTAAGTATGGTGTGCCAGTCAATACGCTCAAATCGTGGCGTACCCGCGACGGCTGGAAGAAGGATGCATCTGCAATCAAAAAGGTGCAACCAAAACGAAAAAAAGATGCACCCAAGGTTGCACCTAAAATAGTAGATGAATTAGAGGCAAACAACGAGCTGACTGAAAAGCAGAAGTTGTTCTGCCTCTTTTATTTACAGCGATTTAATGCAACTTGGGCGTACCAGCAGGCTTACAGAGTTGATTGGAATACAGCCAATGTGAATGGTAGTCGGATGCTAGTGAATGCTAGTGTAAAACGGCAGTTGACTGAGTTGAAGAAGCAACAACAATCTGACTTGTACTTTGACCTTCAAGATATCATCCTTGAATTGCGCCAGCAGTCTAAGTCGGATGTTCGCGATGTGGTTAGCTTTAAAACAGTGAAGCGTTTGCGTTGGACTAAGATTAGAGATAAAACGGGTCCCTATGAGGATGACAACGGGCACTATCGCATGGATCCTGATATTGACCCAGAAACAGGAGAGCAAGCGTGGTATTACGAGAATATAGTAACCTTGGAAGATAGTAATCAAATTGATACGAGCAATGTAAAGTCAATCCGGATTGACAAAGGTGAGGCCGTGGTTGAAATGTATGATAAGCAGAAGGCGCTTGAGACGCTTGCTAAGTATGCTGATGTTTACACAACTCAGCAGGAATCACAGGGCGTTAAGATTGACGATAATATCGAAGGAGATGATGAAGATGAAACGAGTGAGCTTAAAGACTAA
- a CDS encoding abortive infection family protein — MRHPGEILRPEVDSFGIASIDERYSEMNDSYNEERYGESVNYARSMIESTCKWVYKALNDEDIDKDRYLSLNKLIKGTLSSLSSELAASEQFPTVFDNVIDIVTEIGNLRNLTSVSHGSAVRSQTITPVEARFVIFAAEDITLTLLDLLFNKTHSLKKNAVHSVIDPKGMTKIREDDSFVTYKLDGNTSLGTGTEFTVFKNCNVINQVIVTLPKWVDASSDQEFMSEHMRDYMEDDAIEKGKKGISGYMYYSAKKDFLYEVQVEDNVIYITNV, encoded by the coding sequence ATGAGACATCCTGGTGAAATTTTGAGGCCCGAGGTTGATAGTTTTGGAATAGCATCAATTGATGAACGTTACTCTGAAATGAATGATAGCTATAACGAGGAACGTTACGGGGAATCTGTTAATTATGCGCGAAGCATGATTGAATCAACTTGTAAATGGGTATATAAAGCACTTAATGATGAGGATATTGATAAAGATAGGTATCTTAGTCTGAATAAATTAATCAAGGGTACACTAAGCTCCTTGAGTTCAGAGTTAGCGGCAAGCGAACAATTTCCAACGGTATTCGATAATGTGATTGATATTGTTACTGAGATAGGAAATTTACGAAATTTAACTTCAGTTTCACATGGATCAGCGGTAAGATCACAAACTATAACACCCGTCGAGGCCAGGTTTGTTATCTTTGCAGCAGAAGATATAACTTTGACGTTGTTAGATCTCTTATTCAATAAGACACATTCTTTAAAGAAGAATGCGGTACATTCCGTTATTGACCCTAAAGGAATGACAAAGATTCGTGAAGATGATAGCTTTGTTACCTATAAGTTAGATGGTAACACTTCTTTGGGTACAGGGACTGAATTTACAGTGTTCAAGAATTGTAATGTTATTAATCAGGTGATTGTTACCTTGCCAAAATGGGTCGATGCTAGCTCAGATCAAGAGTTTATGTCTGAACATATGCGAGATTACATGGAGGATGATGCAATAGAAAAGGGTAAAAAGGGAATTAGCGGTTATATGTACTATTCTGCTAAGAAGGATTTCTTGTATGAGGTACAAGTTGAGGATAATGTAATTTATATTACTAATGTTTAA